A window of Oncorhynchus keta strain PuntledgeMale-10-30-2019 chromosome 27, Oket_V2, whole genome shotgun sequence contains these coding sequences:
- the LOC118360142 gene encoding uncharacterized protein LOC118360142: MNTYHAAPWSSLFPDDNRYRNTHQKGTKQLGFGEQRSQDSWTWDSPLRVIPPRRTGLATGSIQPGVPACPALPESPVCPELPESPVCPELPESPVCPELPESPVCPELPEPPVCPELPEPPVCPELPEPPVCPELPEPPVCPELPEPPVCPEPSVSQELSEPSVSQELPEPSVSQELPEPSVSQELPEPSVSQELPEPSVSQELPEPSVSQELPEPSVSQELPEPSVSQELPEQSVSQELPETSVSQGLPESPFTPACPALPESPFCPVLPESPVHSGPIARVPSPRSKLATEAVEEADKDYGGNGVHVPRQNCHRGQTPTQTLPYRFRFCGRSPHLWGGGVLSRSDLSSFVMSLF; the protein is encoded by the exons atgaatacttaccacgctgcaccttggtcctctctttTTCCCGACGACaaccgttacagaaacacccaccaaaaAGGGACCAAGCAGCTTGGTTTCGGGGAGCAGCGatctcaggactcctggacatgggacaGCCCATTGCGGgttattccacctcgccgcactggcctggctacggggagcattcaaccag GTgttcccgcctgtccagcgctgccagagtctcccgtctgtcctgagctgccagagtctcccgtctgtcctgagctgccagagtctcccgtctgtcctgagctgccagagtctcccgtctgtcctgagctgccagagccgccagtctgtcctgagctgccagagccgccagtctgtcctgagctgccagagccgccagtctgtcctgagctgccagagccgccagtctgtcctgagctgccagagccgccagtctgtcctgagccgtcagtcagccaggagctgtcagagccgtcagtcagccaggagctgccagagccgtctgtcagccaggagctgccagagccgtcagtcagccaggagctgccagagccgtcagtcagccaggagctgccagagccgtcagtcagccaggagctgccagagccgtcagtcagccaggagctgccagagccgtcagtcagccaggagctgcctgagccgtcagtcagccaggagctgccagagcagtcagtcagccaggagctgccagagacgtcagtcagccaggggctgccagaatcgcccttcactcccgcctgtccggcgttGCCGGAGTCTCCCttctgtccggtgctgccggaatctcccgtccattcgggacccattgctagggtccccagtccgaggtcgaaATTGGCCACGGAGGCGGTTGAGGAGGcggacaaagactatggtggaaatggggtccacgtcccgcgccagaactgccaccgcggacagacacccacccagaccctcccatataggttcaggttttgcggccggagtccgcacctttggggggggggggtactgtcacgttctgaccttagttcctttgttatgtctttgttttag